atttaattgatttaaccTTTGAATTTAACGGTTCCAATGATGAGATCGTACATTCATTGTCATTCATTTCGGGACGACACTACCACACGGAATAAAATGAGGGTAGAACCAAAGAGATGGTAAATGCTATCAAAAtacgaacttcatatcttgccgttccgcttATGCTTATATAATGTAaaacgagtgagagggacggtacgatacgaactttgatttacgaatttcgtagtagcccttcagaaTAATTAATCAGATTTTTtgagaaagaagaagaaaatatcaatacagcagggctactacgaaactcgaaactcgaagttcgtatcgtaccgtccctctcgctctcgtatattaaataatatatgtgtcagggggaccgcacgacacgaactttgagtttcgagtttcgtagtagccctgcaggaccaAGCCACGAATCTATCCATATAATGAGATATGGATATGATTCAAGTTCCGCTTCTGTTATTTTGTCCTTTTTTTGCAAGCATTTTCGATATCGATCATGCATGGCtatcttagagcaacgcgggcttcctacggaagggagtagccattcacCACGTTCCCCTTTGTCAAAGTACaggcccaactgggcatacgaattttataaaacaaggcgcgctcggatctCAAACTAGACCTATTCGAGTCGCGCAagtgaacgctgcagtgctaaaaatgccgaattgttcagtttcctgctgtaaaaagagatctgggacatcaagcttgcaaaaagatttttcatcacacttgctcgtaaacagtgtcgaaacatgcaggctaccttggttgcaaccccccaaatgaaaccctcgaccttaatgtgcttgtcatgaaacccttggtcggtaaatgagtcattgcccgtactaattttgttgtcatgaagcccaaggtcggtaaataaatgagtgtgatactgcatggcctgcaggagcgcggcgcgcgcaggtcgggcacatgctgcgtggggtggggcggcgcggaggctggcgctgccaagagcgtagtcagcggtatcggcaatttttgaaaaaaatattagtccctctgacacatactatttaatacgagagcgagagggacggtacgatacgaacttccgagtttcgtagtagcgctgctgctgcagcacTCACTTAACTCGTTAAATCACGTCGAATCGGATCGgatatgttttaatgtttatttgggcacaaacggtacaatttaACTTCGATGTAACAAACTTATACCTAACATTAACCAATAAAGATGCCacccgtcccgcttacgctaatagcatttattacGAGAGGCAGAGGAATAGCATGATACCAATTTGAGAACCGCTCTCCGGGGCCGGTTCGCCAGTAGTATGTATATCCGAAATGACTCACAGATCCAAAAGTCATTATGAGGAATTGGTACCTCAATATTCAATACCTCTGACCGAAcaccagggctactacgaaactcgagtcatgcggtccctctgacacttatactatttaatacgagagcgagagggacggtacgatatgaacttcgagtttcgagtttcatagtagccctgcagagccggatcggccatagacaaaCTAATAATCGCTGAAAGAACCGGAGTCGTCGGAGTCGATAAGCGGATTTGGTTCAATCGGTTGAATGTGTAGTATTTTGTGATCGTGTTTGAGATCGATTCACTAGGTGAATTTATTGCTgaagctaataaaaaaatataaaagttgagttagtaaatatcaaatatcTTACCCTAAAAATCGATTCTTCGGTTAGTGGATTTCATCGCCATCCCTATTTCATTCATTTCTGTTTTTATGTCATGGCAATGGCAATGGCGTAAAAAAATCAGTCCAGTCTTCAATCAATGATCTTGCGACTCACTTTTGCAAGTTGCAACATAAACTAACCTAGTTTTTTTTGATGACTTAAATATTTAGACGACGAGCAATAAAAGAGCAATACTCCTAAAGTAACGTCCCGATGGCTGATACATCACAGGAATCCCCAGGCAATGAAGCTGCTGCAGAAGACAGATTAGTACCCAGCGAGAGTAACGATGCTGGCCCTGGTACAGTCGATGTAAGTACCAATTCCTTCAAATGAATATAAGCAGGCCTTTCTTTTCAACCATTTCTAGTTTCTTCAATTTCCAGAATACGACGAACGACTTACAATACTTGTTGAAGCACTCGTAACTGTCATAATTTAAGggtcttactttttttttatcttttttcgcCTACTGTTAGTGTGGTGATTTTATTTAACCATTTCTTTCGTCACGAATTTTTTTCAGATAAACGCTCAGATCGACGAACAACGCGCAAGAATGCAGCCGACAAAATTGGAATCCTTCTTCGCCATAACAAAGTCTTTGATAATTCGGGCATTGGTTGTGTATTTTATTACTTCAATGTTCCGTCAACCACAAGCTCCCAAACCTGAAGTGAACTCCCCCACAGGGGCTCCTCGCGTCCCTGCCATAAATATGTTTACCAATGGGACTGTATTAGATATGTATTGTTACTTGTCGGAGAAGGAATTTTTAGGAAAATTTGAAGAAGGCAGGTTAATTTGGAAACATGAGGGGCTTGTTTATGGAGACTGGAGTGCTGGTCCAGACTATGATGGGTCTTATACATTTTCTACTACTATTGAACCTACAAATGCTCTAAAAAATAATGGGTCCATTTATCTTCATGTCTTTGTAGTTCGGACAGGAAAATCACCTGACCCTAGAGATAAAGAGATTTATGCTGGAGACTTTATATCATATGGCAAAAAAATGGTTAACAAGTATAAAAAATTACGATACATGAAGACGCACAACTTACTTACTGGCCAAACGGAAAAATCTGAAGAGGAACAAAAGAAAGCAGAGACCATGAAAGAAGAAATAGTTTCTCATTGGCATCCTAACTTGACTATCAATTTGGTGACAGATCAAACTAACTGGATGCAGGGCAGTGTGCCTCCACCACTTGatgagtttatttattttttgcctgatggtaagcaataCAAGCCAGCAGTGTTCCTGAACGACTATTGGAATATGATGCGGGATTATGTGCCTATAAATGTTTCCACTACTACTCTTGATCTACAGCTGACTTACCAGCCATTGAGCTTATTTAAGTGGCAGTTATACACCGCACAAGCCATGAGAGACAAGCTGAGTATGTTCTCTGCTTTGGGAGCTGAGGAACAGGATGAGGAACAGGACACTGTGAAGGAGCTGCTGCTAGACACCTCACCATACTTGCTGGGTCTTACCATATCTATCTCAATTTTGCACTCCATATTTGAATTGCTTGCTTTTAAGAATGATATTCAATTTTGGAACAACAGGCAATCTCTCGAAGGACTGTCTGTTAGATCAGTATTTTTCAATGTGTTCCAATCAACTGTTGTGCTGTTGTATGTTTTAGACAACGAGACCAATGTTATGGTCAGAATTTCATGTTTCATAGGTTTATTGATTGAGATATGGAAAATTAACAAGGTGATGGATGTAAAA
This sequence is a window from Choristoneura fumiferana chromosome 10, NRCan_CFum_1, whole genome shotgun sequence. Protein-coding genes within it:
- the LOC141431898 gene encoding putative lipid scramblase CLPTM1, which encodes MADTSQESPGNEAAAEDRLVPSESNDAGPGTVDINAQIDEQRARMQPTKLESFFAITKSLIIRALVVYFITSMFRQPQAPKPEVNSPTGAPRVPAINMFTNGTVLDMYCYLSEKEFLGKFEEGRLIWKHEGLVYGDWSAGPDYDGSYTFSTTIEPTNALKNNGSIYLHVFVVRTGKSPDPRDKEIYAGDFISYGKKMVNKYKKLRYMKTHNLLTGQTEKSEEEQKKAETMKEEIVSHWHPNLTINLVTDQTNWMQGSVPPPLDEFIYFLPDGKQYKPAVFLNDYWNMMRDYVPINVSTTTLDLQLTYQPLSLFKWQLYTAQAMRDKLSMFSALGAEEQDEEQDTVKELLLDTSPYLLGLTISISILHSIFELLAFKNDIQFWNNRQSLEGLSVRSVFFNVFQSTVVLLYVLDNETNVMVRISCFIGLLIEIWKINKVMDVKINREKRILGIPTLSFKDKGSYVESSTRQYDMLAFRYLSWACFPLLIGYGVYSLLYQEHKGWYSFVLNMMYGYLLTFGFIMMTPQLFINYKLKSVAHLPWRMMTYKFLNTFIDDIFAFVIKMPTMYRIGCFRDDIVFFIFLYQRWIYKVDHKRVNEFGFSGEMELQQNQDQNGTPAIAEGEQPADKKND